The uncultured Roseibium sp. genome contains a region encoding:
- a CDS encoding xanthine dehydrogenase family protein subunit M, translating to MQFHRPETVAAALHLMAGQPVRILAGGTDFFPALGGRTATDPVIDLSRINDLSGISKSGGVWRFGATTTWSEIRDANLPAQFRALRQAAREVGSIQIQNAGTIAGNLCNASPAADGVPPLLALDAEVEIAGPAGTRVLPLDQFITGVRQTALQPGEIVTAVLVPDRPACGSAFLKLGARRYLVISIAMVAVVLECGDDGIITYVSVSVGSCSAVAQRLTAVEHALNGAKAEPDAIKACLENADLSPLAPIDDVRASADYRLTAARELIARAVLMAAQEGR from the coding sequence ATGCAATTCCACAGACCCGAAACAGTAGCGGCCGCCTTGCATCTGATGGCCGGGCAGCCTGTCAGGATCCTTGCCGGGGGAACCGATTTCTTTCCGGCTCTTGGCGGACGAACGGCGACGGACCCGGTGATCGATCTCAGCCGGATCAACGACCTCAGTGGTATTTCAAAAAGCGGCGGCGTCTGGCGCTTCGGTGCGACGACAACCTGGTCGGAAATCCGGGACGCGAACCTGCCTGCGCAATTCCGCGCTCTTCGGCAGGCGGCGCGGGAAGTCGGCTCCATCCAGATCCAGAACGCCGGCACGATCGCGGGAAATCTCTGCAACGCATCGCCGGCAGCCGACGGCGTGCCGCCGCTTCTGGCGCTCGATGCCGAGGTCGAGATCGCCGGTCCGGCCGGAACCCGGGTTCTGCCGCTCGATCAATTCATCACAGGTGTCCGCCAGACCGCCCTTCAACCGGGTGAGATCGTCACCGCCGTTCTGGTTCCCGACCGACCGGCGTGCGGTTCTGCTTTCCTGAAGCTCGGCGCCCGGCGCTATCTCGTCATTTCGATTGCCATGGTCGCGGTCGTCCTGGAGTGCGGGGACGATGGCATCATAACATATGTATCAGTCTCCGTCGGCTCCTGTTCCGCGGTCGCCCAGCGGCTGACCGCAGTGGAGCATGCCCTGAACGGGGCGAAGGCAGAGCCGGACGCGATCAAGGCCTGCCTTGAAAACGCGGATCTTTCACCGCTGGCTCCCATCGACGATGTGCGGGCATCGGCCGACTACCGTTTGACGGCCGCCCGTGAACTCATAGCGCGTGCGGTCCTGATGGCGGCGCAGGAGGGGAGATAA
- a CDS encoding molybdopterin cofactor-binding domain-containing protein gives MALADMDEMEGVAFHLNGQAVRVDGPPAERLSYALRERAGAKDVKVGCDAGDCGACTVLIDGNPVCACTTALGQVEGAAVETQVGLAQNDEIGKALASSFQRHQAAQCGICTPGMMVSAIGLLRKQENPSEEAVMDALGGVLCRCTGYRKIIDAVLDIGNPAETPSGGVGIPMARIDGLPKVSGTERFGDDVAPEDALTLRVVRSPYHHASFKLGDLDAYKAANHLDLVLTAKDIPGKNCFGVIPGFEDQPMFAEGETLFKGEAVAAIVGPADLANGLDLADFPVTFEPLPHALLPEEAAGIANLHQSRAQNVMCRGFVKRGEPEAVMSEAAVVAEGSFSTGFIEHGYIEPEAAFARRVGDRIEVHCCTQAPVMNKEGLAVLLGMPKEAIRIIPTAVGGGFGSKLDLTTQPYVALAAWLLDRPVRITYSRTESISTSTKRHPSEITMRIGADADGNIVAAEFDGTFNTGAYASWGPTVANRVPIHASGPYKTPNYVARSAGIHTNTAPSGAFRGFGVPQSALAQEPLYDDLANALGMDRLEFRRRNALRNGDPTVTGQIFENGMGIADCFDALEDHWKRALADAEAFNAKGGHLRRGVGIAGGWYGCGNTSMSNPSTIRAGITPDGRVVLHQGATDIGQGSNTVITQIFATALGVPVTQIELIGPDTDLTPDAGKTSASRQTFITGNAARLCGEALRARILRLANVSDAAELEVVAGEIRIADATGDHRIALSSLEADGEAYVLEAVESYDPPTLPLDENGQGSPYAVFGTTAQMAELEVDLALGTVKLLKITAAHDVGKAINPLLVEGQVQGGVAQGIGLALMEEFLPGRTENLHDYLIPTIGDVPPIETLILETGDEHGPYGAKGLGEHCLIPTAPAILNAIKDACGARVSNMPATPDKVLAAIKANQDV, from the coding sequence ATGGCTCTGGCTGATATGGACGAGATGGAAGGCGTTGCCTTTCACCTGAACGGACAAGCGGTCCGGGTCGACGGGCCTCCGGCCGAACGACTCTCTTATGCCCTGCGCGAACGGGCCGGGGCGAAAGACGTCAAGGTCGGCTGCGATGCGGGCGACTGTGGCGCCTGTACCGTCCTGATCGACGGCAATCCCGTCTGCGCCTGTACCACCGCGCTCGGCCAGGTGGAAGGGGCGGCAGTCGAAACCCAGGTCGGCCTTGCGCAGAACGACGAGATCGGCAAGGCGCTTGCCTCTTCCTTCCAGCGCCATCAGGCCGCCCAATGCGGAATTTGCACGCCGGGCATGATGGTCTCGGCAATCGGCCTGCTCCGAAAGCAGGAAAACCCGAGCGAAGAAGCGGTCATGGATGCCCTCGGCGGCGTTCTGTGCCGCTGCACCGGCTATCGCAAGATCATCGATGCGGTGCTGGACATCGGTAACCCCGCCGAGACGCCAAGCGGCGGTGTCGGCATTCCGATGGCCCGCATTGACGGTCTGCCCAAGGTCTCAGGCACCGAACGGTTCGGCGACGATGTCGCCCCGGAGGATGCGCTGACCCTGCGCGTGGTGCGGTCTCCCTATCATCATGCGTCTTTCAAACTCGGCGATCTCGACGCCTACAAGGCCGCAAACCATCTCGACCTCGTTCTGACGGCAAAGGACATACCGGGCAAAAACTGCTTTGGCGTGATCCCGGGTTTCGAGGATCAGCCCATGTTCGCCGAGGGAGAAACCCTGTTCAAGGGTGAGGCGGTCGCCGCCATCGTCGGTCCGGCGGATCTCGCCAACGGGCTCGATCTGGCGGATTTTCCCGTCACGTTCGAACCGCTGCCCCATGCGCTCCTGCCCGAAGAAGCAGCCGGAATTGCGAACCTGCATCAAAGCCGTGCGCAGAACGTCATGTGCCGAGGTTTCGTCAAACGCGGCGAACCCGAAGCCGTAATGTCCGAAGCCGCCGTTGTCGCGGAAGGGTCGTTTTCGACCGGCTTCATCGAGCATGGCTATATCGAGCCGGAAGCAGCCTTCGCGCGTCGGGTCGGTGACCGCATTGAGGTGCATTGCTGCACCCAGGCCCCGGTCATGAACAAGGAGGGCCTGGCAGTTCTCTTGGGGATGCCAAAGGAAGCCATCCGCATTATTCCGACAGCCGTTGGCGGCGGGTTCGGCTCCAAGCTCGATCTGACCACCCAGCCTTACGTGGCGCTCGCAGCCTGGCTGCTCGACCGGCCGGTGCGCATCACCTACAGCCGGACGGAATCCATCTCCACCTCGACCAAGCGCCACCCATCCGAAATCACCATGCGGATCGGCGCGGACGCGGACGGCAACATCGTTGCCGCCGAATTCGACGGGACCTTCAACACAGGCGCCTACGCAAGCTGGGGCCCGACGGTTGCCAACCGGGTGCCGATCCATGCCTCCGGCCCTTACAAGACGCCGAACTATGTGGCCCGCAGCGCCGGTATCCACACCAACACCGCGCCATCGGGCGCTTTCCGGGGCTTCGGCGTACCGCAATCGGCGCTCGCCCAGGAACCGCTCTACGACGATCTCGCCAATGCGCTCGGCATGGACCGGCTGGAGTTCCGCCGCCGCAACGCCCTGCGCAACGGCGATCCGACCGTTACCGGTCAGATTTTCGAAAACGGCATGGGCATCGCGGATTGTTTCGACGCCCTCGAAGACCATTGGAAACGGGCGCTGGCGGACGCCGAAGCCTTTAATGCCAAAGGCGGGCATCTCCGCCGCGGGGTCGGGATTGCCGGCGGCTGGTATGGCTGCGGCAACACCTCCATGTCCAACCCGTCCACCATTCGTGCCGGCATCACCCCGGATGGCCGGGTCGTGCTCCATCAAGGCGCGACCGACATCGGTCAGGGCTCCAACACGGTGATCACCCAGATCTTCGCCACCGCGCTTGGCGTACCGGTCACGCAGATCGAGCTGATCGGTCCCGACACCGACCTGACGCCAGACGCGGGCAAGACGTCGGCCAGCCGCCAGACCTTCATCACCGGCAATGCCGCCCGGCTCTGCGGTGAAGCCCTGCGCGCCCGGATCCTGCGCCTCGCGAACGTATCGGACGCCGCTGAACTGGAGGTCGTCGCGGGCGAGATCCGTATCGCGGACGCCACCGGCGACCACAGGATCGCGCTTTCGTCGCTCGAAGCCGACGGGGAGGCTTACGTTCTGGAGGCCGTTGAGTCTTACGATCCGCCGACTTTGCCGTTGGATGAAAACGGTCAAGGCTCGCCCTATGCGGTGTTCGGAACGACCGCCCAGATGGCGGAGCTCGAGGTCGATCTGGCGCTCGGCACGGTGAAGCTTCTGAAAATCACCGCGGCCCATGACGTCGGCAAGGCGATCAATCCGCTGTTGGTGGAAGGCCAGGTCCAGGGGGGCGTCGCGCAAGGCATTGGTCTGGCGCTGATGGAGGAATTCCTGCCGGGCCGGACGGAAAACCTGCATGACTACCTGATCCCGACCATCGGTGACGTGCCGCCGATCGAAACTCTGATCCTGGAAACCGGTGACGAGCACGGTCCCTATGGCGCGAAGGGCCTAGGCGAGCACTGCCTGATCCCGACGGCGCCCGCGATCCTCAATGCGATCAAGGATGCTTGCGGTGCCAGGGTCTCCAATATGCCGGCGACACCGGACAAGGTGCTGGCGGCGATCAAGGCCAATCAAGACGTCTGA
- a CDS encoding ferredoxin--NADP reductase, with product MSETLEIETPILAGKPSPFPVPAGCYALTVQEVQHYTDNLFRFRVTRPMQFRFRSGEFVMIGLPNAEKPVFRAYSVASPSWDEELEFFSIKVPDGPLTEHLQKIQPGDTVLMRKKATGTLVNDALLPGKRVWMFSTGTGIAPFASLIRDPETYDKFDQVILTHGCRTVAELKYGEDLVASLRDDPLVGELVRDKLIHYTTVTREDFVRQGRLTDLVVSGKLFDDLGLPRMGPEEDRGMICGSMAMLKDTKELCLSHGLEEGANNKPAQFVVERAFVD from the coding sequence ATGTCCGAAACGCTCGAAATCGAAACGCCCATTCTGGCAGGAAAGCCCTCGCCTTTTCCGGTTCCGGCCGGCTGCTACGCTCTGACCGTGCAAGAGGTGCAGCATTACACCGACAACCTGTTCCGATTCAGGGTAACACGGCCGATGCAGTTCCGCTTCCGCTCCGGCGAATTCGTCATGATCGGACTGCCGAACGCGGAAAAACCTGTGTTTCGTGCTTATTCGGTGGCAAGCCCGTCCTGGGATGAGGAGCTGGAGTTCTTCTCCATCAAGGTGCCTGACGGACCGCTGACCGAACACCTGCAGAAAATCCAGCCGGGCGATACGGTCCTGATGCGCAAGAAGGCGACCGGGACTTTGGTGAACGACGCGCTTCTGCCCGGCAAACGGGTCTGGATGTTTTCCACCGGCACCGGCATTGCCCCCTTCGCCAGCCTGATCCGGGACCCGGAGACCTACGACAAGTTCGACCAGGTCATCCTGACCCACGGCTGCCGCACTGTGGCGGAACTGAAATACGGCGAGGATCTGGTGGCAAGTCTTCGGGACGATCCCCTCGTCGGCGAGCTGGTGCGCGATAAGCTCATTCATTACACGACCGTGACCCGGGAAGACTTCGTCCGCCAGGGCCGGCTTACCGATCTGGTCGTTTCGGGTAAACTCTTCGATGATCTCGGCCTGCCGCGCATGGGCCCCGAAGAAGACCGGGGCATGATCTGCGGATCCATGGCCATGCTGAAAGACACGAAGGAACTTTGCCTCAGTCACGGACTGGAGGAAGGCGCGAACAACAAACCGGCACAATTTGTCGTGGAACGCGCTTTCGTGGACTGA